The genomic interval aaactgATGTGACTAGCCATCAGAACCAAACCGAACCAATAACCGGGGTTAAAAACTGAGgaatgtattgaaccgtggactaactgtattgttgcatctctACAATAGACGCTCTCTGAATTTCAATCAAATGCAACTTGTGTCTAGCCTGAcgagccagacccacatcaaatTCCTtttgcacgcaataggatagcgctacaaccaaccagagcaacgaaggtgcagcaaagctagttgatagattaaactttcgcagTATCAGCCgacaaaactccaaacacatctttctttcttaagaatgacttcagtgccgttctgttcttttctcaaaaaaaaaaaacacactcaaCAAGTCTTTCAGAGTCGCAGCCAAAGCAgatttgaaagaccgctgttcgccagcttctttgtttacaagtagcacaaGTAACATGCACGGCAActctgtcattatgttaagcccactAACAGACTCTTCACACattgtgattggcctgaccagagtttggtttttccagctcacaaTCCAATGGAGAGTTGCTGGACGACAGTGGCtgtaaattagatttgctgccgctagggtgcatctagatttctaggctaacttgCGTCTGTTTTAGATTATAATGAAAAGGAAATCAGAGAACTTTACTATTGTTAATACTAATATAATTACTATAACTACATCTTGTCTGGATGATTGTTATATGTATGCTGTACAAAACAGGTACAAATTAATCTCAATTGAATATGTCCCCGTAATTATTTATGTGGTAATCATAAGTAATaagtgtaaaataaaaatattcattatCCCTTAAACGTCACACTTCGTAGCCTTTGTCTGAACTTGTTTGTTCGTCTTTAACTCAAAGCCACTTGCTGTCACAAATTTTCTTTGTGAAAGCTTCACGTTAATTTCAAGTGGTGagttaaaatatgttaaaattaAACTGTTACTtctacgaatccacttttgaactttctctgagagcgccctccttatatttagatgcgaataaaatgacaggtcatacatagattattttttgtctctgattttaaatgttaatgtattcacattggtttctatgtaaatacacttgcacATGACCTCAAAAAGCGCtctatcaaccgagattagagaaggCTATCTTTAGCTTCCCTGTTAATTTACAGGGTAACGTcagttcgaatcccgctcggaacGGGTGGACTAGGATTGGTGAAACCCAGttaaagtgcgggggacgaaaatacattttattaaaagggagggggacattttttaataaaaaattcgTCTTTGCACAGCAGAAGTGGCACAGAAGCTCAATCTGAAGTGGGATTTAGACACATTTGCATAGTGTTTAGGTTTATTTAAGGTTTGACAAGGCAGGAATATGAGGATGACTGAAATAATGACagacttttcttttttgggtgaactaaccctttaatttcttCAAATAGTGAACATTCATTAAGCTGCAGTCACACTAGACTTTAAGCATGCAGAACTTATTCAGCCACTGTAATGGTTGTGACAGTCGTGGAACAAAAAGTGTAGTGTGAATGCCCCTGTATACTGTTGTAGTATCATTAACTTCAAATTGAACTGATAttaaatgacatgcaaaatggCTAATCACCATTTCTTTTGCTTGTCTGTCAGATGATCTAATGTCTGGTCTTCGTGTCTAAGTGGGAAGTTCTTGGCCAAAATAAGCAGCAAAGCTTTGTACATGTAACCCACCTCTCTCGTCTGTCCGCAGGCCCCTCCCCGAACAGCGTGATTGGCTCGCCAAGCGCTCTAAGGCAGGCCTTGACCTCCACATCATCAGTGGAGACTGTGATTTGTCTGGCTCTTTTTCTGCGCTCAAACTCCGCCAGCACTTCAGCCTgtcgctcactcacacgctcctCCATCTCCATGGACTCAcctgaggagaaaaaaaaagaagaaacaaatCACACCACTAAAGCGAACAAACATCACTTCCTGTCACAAACAGCCACATAAAAACACTGTAAAGcttgacataaaataaaagtcAGAAGGGACAGTTTATTGAACCttcatacaaaacaaataaaaagaaaaccTGGAAATAAAATTTTTGCATGTGCGTTTTATATTCTATGTTTGATACACAAGGCTTTTATGGCTCATATACTAGGATCTAAAGAGAATATAGAGCTCTACtcgaagaggaaaaaaaattcaaataaataatttgtttataAGGCCAAACTGAggacaaatacacaaaaatatgttGATATTAATAATGGCCAAAAAGAAAGATTAAATTCTGATAGCTTGTATTGTAAATCAAAGAGATCTTTAAAACAGTAAATTTGCATTGCTATATCTGCTGTCACAATATACATCtcccaatatatatttaaagccctattcggacaggattagattaacatggggatgTGGGGGTagagtaattattaccagaggttctctgtgattttagtcccgtccgaatgtgtcatctcggtaatcattatgGACAATGTCAGTGAAGATCACCGAGACTTTTACCTactgtaaaaaggtccggaaaaaatgacctcgggtaatactaatcccgttcgaatagacccaCTGTAGAAATGTAtagtaaaattctgtcatttccgGTTTAAACggttttttaaaaaagtgcattttgcgagcatggaggcgcttgaagcattcggttgcgttatAGGTGTTGGGACAACTCTGTGTCAAACGTCCAGTGTTTTccacatatcatttaaagcaaaaagaagatcaaaagcactattagaggcacaacacattttagctctagaaaagtgtctattaccaacacaatccaataagaatcgttagactggacctaactgtttattaaaacacacatatatagcctgagacggagttcagactggcgctcatgttgtgtttgctcacgtgataacagcagcgtcatacgcacatgacgacaCGGAGGATACCGttgtgcgtaaagcgagttactcctcccacttctgctagttttactgagatgtcttatcccgtgcgaattggccattaatattacagacgtcctgaggtaaaatgactttacccccacgtccccatgctAATCTAATcctgtccgaatagggctttagtaaGAATACATTTAAGCGTTTCGTTTTATGATCAAAAccctgttgttttaaatgtgcgATTCAAAACATATGCAACGTAATACAATGTTGATTGAGAGatttacaaataaacatatCTCAAAAAGCCTGATGTATCAGATTTGATACATTTCAACATGATGATTAAACagttagttcacacaaacatTTATAGGGAatgtcatcctaggtgtatatgacattcttcttttagacaaaTAAAATTAGAGTTATATGTCCtcgctcttccaagctttataatggcttGTTGGGTCAtatttgaagtccataaaagtgcatatatccatcataaaactgctccacatggctctggggTTTAATAAAGTGgcgcatttgtgtaagaaaaatatccatatttaaaagtatatagactaaaataactagcttacGGCAGTCAGCAGAATGCAAGTAGACTTGCGCTAAAAGAGTGGTTGCCCAAAgctatgttttgttttgctttatgAAATGTCAAAGCTgacaatattaaaaataaatgtaaaaaagcataaataaataatattatatatatatatatataaacatatatatatatatatatatatatatatatacacacaaatatatacatatatatatatataaattatttatacatttatttccatatatatttattttatttatttataggttttttaaagatgattcgaaagaccaccgttcgccagtttctgtgtttactagaagaagcacgcaaacgcaactcggccgttgtcattatggccccgcccaccgactctatacacgatgtgattggcaagagtttggcgattacagctcagaagggtattgagagttgctagacgacactcgcgggcagattagatttgctgccgctagggggtgtctagatttctaggctacccaGACATAGCAATCGAGCTCAGAGCAGGCGAGAGCGAAGCATTGAGGCCACAGTGACACCTTGTGGTGTGGCTGAAATACAATAAGTATAGCCTACTGATGTTGATACTGTCTGTGATGAAGGACTTGGACATGTATATGGCCTAAATCTTATATCACGGGTTAAGTCATATCATCCTAACTGTAGCCTACTGTGTTGTAAAATGTCCTGGGCTAACAAACATAACTAACAaaccgccttttgccacacttcgctctactccctttccccatcacatatcagatcggaaaggtatttattttcaataaaaaagagaaaatattagaaaaggggaaataaaatTTGACATTCCATATTGCTTTATCCTCTGCGCTTCTGCATTCATCAATATGCATGTGTCAGGAGTTAAATTGTCACAGGTAATCCGCCGGAAGTTAGTTATTTTAGACTATGaggttttaaatatggatatttgtcTTACACAAACAaaccactttgcttcagaaagcctttattaaccccccagagccatgtggagcagttatatgatggaaagatgcacttttattagctttaaaaaaacaacataaccattcactgccattataaagctttgaagagccaggacattttatatataattccttgagggtgagtaaatcatgggcaaattttcatttttgggtgaatatcCATTTAAGTCGCTTTAGTCcagaaaatgttcattttgaaattgtaataaagTTATTTATGAAGAAAAAATGTACTATGACCTGTAAGGTTGAAATGTTTATAATTATACTAAAAGGCCTTTATCATGCTAAAAAGTATGAACTACCAATCAGGCGACATAGGGCTTAAGGTTAAGCAAAGTTGAGATCATGTTAATTAATCACAGGCCTTAGAAATTAATAATACGATATTAATACGATATACCGGTcctagaaaagtattgcgataccctgctattacaacCGGTATATGAAAGCGCTAATATGAGCTGTATTAATGTGCGTAGATGTGTGACAGTAGGTGTCAGGACGTGTGTGCAGAGCACTGCTTCCACTgttcactaaacattggaagcagtagaagagttaaatataaGCGCAGCGCATGACagagaaagcaacagaaatatgcgcGCATGAGAAGAAAAAACGTGGCGTGGGACAAGCTTGCGCTGCCGGACACTGACCTGAAGCGCGCGCACGCACGCCTTTCAGACAACAAACGTGCGATTGCGATTGCAATTCAGTTCTTTCGCGGATTATTATTggggtttgaatggtcaaaccTACGTAAAAATCCATGGTCTggcgagtattcaggtaaacacagtcggatatgtcTTTTTACTGAACGTATACAGCTGAGGTTATTAGATCCGTGCAGGTCTTAAgccagacctaatattctgtgatTAATGTCAAGCAAACAATAAAAAATTGAAAACCACaacatgcttggctaaataactaaaatatatttattaagaatcagtgtatagttaacttatagagtgaagactaagtaagcagttttatatttgattatttaatttctttcttgacttgctactgttaaatagacctaatgtagctgaaaaataaagcagtttgtcatattgtttgtaatttgcatttttttgcttatttttaaaaacagatacaattaaaaatctatattataattataagattacatttaaaaaatattaaattactcgtatcataaaataagattttggtcatcccaacctcttgagaagtgaaaggttagtgaatgataacatgattgataatgatgatctctgtaaggatgttcacactggcatgtagttattatagcaataaaaggagggaatgggcaaaaaccagggcaggaacatgcCAAGTgactttttagtaaaaaaaataaaaaaatgaataataagttctgttgtcatattattataattacctgtttttgtttgttttttaccgtggtgtcgatttagtatcggtatcgaggtattttagtgtggtatcgtatcgaagtcaaaaatttggtatcgtgacaacactatatGATACAGAaggctttaaagggttaaaacTTGGGCAAACTTATATTTCAAGAATTTAGTGTTTTGAGGGTTGGGTCCTTCATTCCTAACACTAACATTCACTATAAAGATTTGATTTCTTACCACTGGAGATATTAATATGTCCAGACGCAATGCCAGCTTTAATGGCATCTTTGGTAGATGTTCCTTCACGACTAAGACGTTCCTTCTCCTTTTCTTCAAGGCTTCCATAGAAGATTCTAGCCCTTTTCACAACCGGAGCTTCGTCTTCATCCGACATGGTTTTAACTGTTTTTCAGGCAATCACAGAATATATGATCTGAAATAGAGGCATAATTATTGAGACACCATATAATGTATTACAAAGATATGGACAGTACTATATCGATATGTGATCACACCAACCATCCTAACCTTTACTTTGGTTGCTGATATATTAAATATCATCAAATACTACAATCAAATAGGTGACTGCAGGAATACACAAGCTCAACAAAAGATAGGACATATTAGGTATCACTTAAAGGCTGAATAACATATAATCCTCTTAAATTGTCAGAACAAAAATGATGTAAAAATGATGAACCTTGATTTAGTTTGAATTACCGTGTATATTCAATTTTGTATGAACACGGCAGTCATTCAACAACATGAAACATAAGTATGATACATCACTGCACCACAGAACTTTTTGCAGGGTGCTCAGAGAGAACTACACCAATTTTACCTAAACCGTGAGaagttattgaaaaaaaaacacatccagCTTAACCAGCTCTTCACTCACCTTTTAAGATTTCACAAACGCACAAATAGTGTCCTTTAAAAACGTTTgtttatatgaaatataaagTGTACTGTCTACAAACACGACCACACGACGCGGGCTAACCGGCGCACGATATTTCGTCATATCCGCCCGTTTTACTTTTTACCATGAAAAAATAGTGACATCTAGCGACCGATACATGATACATGTCAGTCAGTCGGCAGCATAGTCCGCAGTGAGTGGAAACCTGGTGGAAACCATAGGCTAAAGTGGAAACACTAGTTTGATATTACGTTGAAGTGTTTTTACTCCATTTAATATTTCTCATGGTTGGTTCATTATTGAAAGTCAGTTTCTGTTATAGACGTATcgttttttaaagcaaaaagctTTTGCACATTTTCACTGTTACTGCCCGCGAGAAAATATGAAGTACCGTGAGCATGAATGCTTCAATGCACAAACATACATAACCGTCCGTGTAGTGGACATTAATGTATGGTGTACGTTTTCACAGAACTTGCCATTAGATATATTATGGACTTAACTAAATGTAAACAGTAAATGAATTATAAAACACTAAATAAATCAAACAAGTCCACCGTTCCACGGATTTCTGTCCTTCCTTTTCTATTCGCTTTAACTACATTTCCCATCATTCCCTTCTGAACATCCTACAAGATCAAGTGAGTGTGATTGTGGTAAGCGGTGTGATGTGAAAAAGTCATAACTTTCAGGTTGAATTGTTTGTCATTAATCTGTCATGTTAAATACAGTTAACAACAGTCTCCATGTTTCATTATCCTGCTGTTTGTGACTGTTTAAGACTCAAGAGTTCAAAGCTATTGTTCCAATTAGCATGTAGCTGCTAACTAAACGTTATGTGTTCTGCAGCCGGAGTCGATTCACtgaattgacagtatatgcaatATTTTGCGAAGTTTaacgttattttttatttatttaagtataTGTTATGTATGCAAATGTCAATCTTGCAATCATCGACTTGTGTTGGTAATTTCCTCAAACCATGCCAACAAGAGTTGAGCATAGCGAaactatattttacaaaaacgtGTGTATATTACGATATTACACAGACAATATTTGACAAAAACTCAATATCAGAGTCTGTTTCCAGCACtcgcaacacaaacacacaaaatatgtTATCCATAATAATAACTCAGCGTATGTTTCCAGGCAACTAGAAACCGGTGATGTGAAGATGCTGCGCAGGAAACCCACGCGCCTGGAGCTCAAGCTGGATGACACGGAGGAGTTTGAAAGTGTGAAGAAAGAGCTGGAGGTAAAATCTATCTGACAATCCATTTAAGTTATTTCTTGACTGGATCCATATGTTTTCTTTAACTAACTACTTTACTGCACACAAAAGTACACTGAAACGTCCCAGAGTTAAGAGTTTTACTTCAGTCAAGCTTCATTGATTTATATAGAGAGCTTTTCCCCCCAACACAGACTATTTCAGAACAGCTTTACagtaataaacaggaaaataacagtATTTATAAAATTCATGAAACTTTAAAGCAGCTCTACAGAACACAATAGTGTTATTATTCAGCTCAATTTAGTTAAGCGTTGTTTCAATTATGAAGCTAATTAAATTCCAGTtgtaaagcagctttacagaagaCAAGAGTGTTATTATTCAGCAGAAATCTGTTCTGTATTGATtcaattaagtaaaaaaaaaagtgtagatTTACGCAAAGTTAGCCTCATTATTTGGCTCAATTCAGTACACATTTACTTCTCATCCGATATCAATAGTAAAATCAGAAGTATTCGAGAAATTTGGCCTGGTTTCACAAACAGGGCTTAGATTTATCCAGTATTAGGCCttagtttaaaggggtgatgatgaattgagaaatcaactttcccttgagcctttgatatattaAAGTTCATtatgatataagaatatcctgtatgtTTCGGAGCTGAAatcttccttgttagtcaaagaaaagcttttattgacaccagaaAACTCTCGATCTCAGAATATGGCAACCATTGACGTCATTGTGTGGTGAAACACCACCTCAAGCTCacccaccgactcgtggagctaaacgGATCACACTACCGAGCAATACTCGTATTCAGCTCATGTACGTAAGACATTTCATgtttgttcgcttcatttccctgcggaatcatttgtaaacaagatgAAGACAGGAtatgcagacatattgagattaaaacacaatgctgtgccttctatgtTGGattcgacaggaatggtgcacacttatgtgagtaaaacgtttttttttttaaatatgtgatAATATGGCATTGTTACGTATTTATTGTGTGTACGTGTTTAACtgaacataccttagcacgctgtcaaaggctggagaatccttgaTTTGTAGTGTTGTGCTACGATCCGTGATCACTGATCATACTCGGACATGTAAcctatgggccagggctcgcaaagagTGCGCGTGTGTGTACGGTTCGCAGTTATATTACTGAAtcaggcgggccaagtaataaaaaaataacattccaatcaatctCTTGTGGATAAGAGAtcaatcattgtgtttgtttgataaagacgttttgcAAGCTCTGTGAGCATTTCCccacacactttcaaaacactccCTCACGTGAACtcacaggggagctgaagctcattaaatatgcaaatcttaacCAATCCTAGCCGTGAGCGTTTACTTTTAAGTCTTCAGTGTGGCATGCCTATAAAATTCGAGCGTTTCTTGAGAGAGGCTCAAAACCTGGGTAGagaatagcctattacttattcattgtaatgtttttgcatgtaaaaaccacacaaatgccattagttgacctcagacaacagtatacaaaaataaaaaagccaattCATGATCCCTTTAATTAGGACATTATTTTAGTctagcttaagccttgtctgttaAACATCAAATGACCAAGCCAAAGGCGGCAACAGTGGGGAAAAAAACCTTAGGAGAAACCCGGTTTAGTCAGGGAGCATTTCATTGTTTAAGCATTTTGACCATTAATTTACACGACGACAGTGTTTTAGGGGCCTGAAAAGGCAAGGTTTTGAAAACTATGCTTCCGTTGTTTTGGCAATGTTGCCTTCTGTTTTTAGTACATCGCATCCTTGCTTGAACGGGCTCTCTTACAAGGGTGCTGAAGACCACAGCCTCTAGTGTCAGTTACTAGCAAACCTTTTGAGACAAGGGGAGTGAGGTTCACAAGCACAGCTTTTACTGCCTTGTAAGATACGTAATGCAagtaaagataaaaaaaaaaaaaattatgatccCCACATTACTTTCTCATGTCTGTCCAGAGCCGAAAGAAACAGAGGGATGAGGTGGATGTAGTTGGTGTAGCCACATCCAGTGAAATGAGTGGAGCATCAGGTGGCGGCACGGACGGGAAGACCAGGGAGCAGATGATCCACGAGCGAATCGGATACAAACCCCACCCAAAGCCTAACACATTACCATCACTTTTTGGAAACCTTCAGTTTTGACAGTTTGCAAACCTGAAAACATGAACTATATGGTCTTAAGAatctgcaacacacacacattgttttgATTTTGCCTGGCCTGAAATGGACAGAAGGCACATGCATTGTGGGTTTAGTTAACTGTGACAACGGATTTCAAAGGACTATTTTTCTACGGAGTAAATAAAGTCTGCTTGTTGAAATTGGTATCTTTTCCCATTTTTTCATATCAAAAAAAGATATGGACAAACATTTCTTAAGTGagctgaaaataaaaacaatttggTCTATAAATGAAGGGGTCAACAACAATTATCTTTGAAATCATGTATTTATTCATCATTTACTTCATGATTACAGTAGTTTTTATTTCAAACTCTACAGATTCACTGAACTGTTAACAGCCTAAGGAATTTTAACACTGCCACAGCACTGGAAATTGTCAAGTCCTTCTACCCAGCATCTTGTAGTTTTCACCATATCTGACGATGCAAACTTaatttgttattaaaatatatttgcaatAGGACAAAGCCCAGgcgcctattgcacaaaacttggataagggattaaggggatcctggctcaatttattc from Pseudorasbora parva isolate DD20220531a chromosome 3, ASM2467924v1, whole genome shotgun sequence carries:
- the cdc26 gene encoding anaphase-promoting complex subunit CDC26, with product MLRRKPTRLELKLDDTEEFESVKKELESRKKQRDEVDVVGVATSSEMSGASGGGTDGKTREQMIHERIGYKPHPKPNTLPSLFGNLQF